Below is a window of Halarcobacter anaerophilus DNA.
AAAAGTAAATGAAGAGATCAGACTAAAAAACAGATTTCTAGAACTTAGAACAAAAAGATCACATGACATATTCAAATTAAGAAGTACGGCAAATATAGCTGCAAGAAACTGCCTAAACGAAATGGGCTTTTTAGATGTTGAAACACCGATTTTAACAAAATCGACTCCGGAAGGTGCAAGAGATTATCTTGTTCCAAGTAGAGTCCATCCGGGTGAATTTTATGCCTTACCTCAATCTCCACAACTTTTTAAACAACTTCTTATGGTTTCAGGATTTGATAAATATTTCCAAATTGCAAAATGTTTTAGAGATGAAGATTTAAGAGCGGATAGACAACCTGAATTTACTCAAATTGATGTTGAAATGAGTTTTTGTACTCAAGAAGATGTTATAAAAGTTGCGGAAAAACTTATTCACGATATCTTTAAAGCTTGCGGAAAAGATGTCCCTGAAACTTTCCCTAGAATGACATATAAAGAAGCTATGGAAAAATACGGTTCAGACAAACCTGATTTAAGATTTGATATGCCTATGGTTGACGTAATTGATATTTTCGCCAATTCAACAAATGAAATCTTCTCTTCAATCGCAAAAGATAAGAAAAACAATAGAATCAAAGCTTTAAGATGTCCAAACGGAGATAATATCTTCTCTAAAAGACAGATGAAAGGTTTTGAAGATTACGTAAGAAAATTCGGGGCAAAAGGTCTTGGATATTTCCAAATGAAAGAAGATGGATTAAAAGGTCCTTTAACAAAATTCTTTAGTGAAGAAGATTTAGCACAAATTATCAAAGTTACAGAACTTGAAGTCGGAGACGTAGTATTCTTTGGAGCAGGAGATAAAAAAGTAGTTTGGGATTATATGGGAAGATTTAGATTATATTTAGCTTCTCAAATGGATATTATTCCAGAAGATACATATGAATTTTTATGGGTTGTTGATTT
It encodes the following:
- the aspS gene encoding aspartate--tRNA ligase, which encodes MRTHYCTEVTEKNIGEIVTVAGWVNSRRDHGGIVFIDLRDRGGLVQLVCDPADNKESWEVADGVRDEYVLIAKGKVRARGEGLENPNLITGKIEIVVEELIIENKSKPMPFELGDEKVNEEIRLKNRFLELRTKRSHDIFKLRSTANIAARNCLNEMGFLDVETPILTKSTPEGARDYLVPSRVHPGEFYALPQSPQLFKQLLMVSGFDKYFQIAKCFRDEDLRADRQPEFTQIDVEMSFCTQEDVIKVAEKLIHDIFKACGKDVPETFPRMTYKEAMEKYGSDKPDLRFDMPMVDVIDIFANSTNEIFSSIAKDKKNNRIKALRCPNGDNIFSKRQMKGFEDYVRKFGAKGLGYFQMKEDGLKGPLTKFFSEEDLAQIIKVTELEVGDVVFFGAGDKKVVWDYMGRFRLYLASQMDIIPEDTYEFLWVVDFPMFEVEEGRTKALHHPFTMPNLEKCDLDNIEDIEDIESIAYDIVLNGTELGGGSIRIHKEEIQSKVFNLMGISQEEANEKFGFLLEALKYGAPSHGGFAMGFDRLIMLLAKTDSIRDVIAFPKTQRAQCLLTDAPSAVDNEQLKELSLRIRKTEA